The window AGCTGCCTAGTCGGCAGGTTTCTGCATCCAGTCCCAGTAAATGGCGCTCCCATTCTTCCTGTTGTTCAGGCCAGACATCCTTGAtgcctttcattttttcttactccACATCCAATCCGGTAGCAAGTCCTGCCAGCTTTCCCTTCCGGGTATATCCAGAATTCCACCCCTTCTCCCCTCCACAGCTACTGCTTAGGGCCAGTCACCATGGTTTCCTGCCTGGATTATTATGGTAGCTTTCTAAACCACTGTTCACTCTGCTTCTACCCTCATCACCCTCTCTACCCAATGGCCAAAGTCATCcttgtaaaatataaattaaaccaTGGCTCTGTCCTGCTCAGAATCCCCCAGTGGCTCATCACGGCCAGTAAGCCCTCCATGAACGTCCCTCCTTGCTTCAACCCTGGCCTCACACACTGCTACTTGCCACTTCTCTCTCTCCACTTGAGCCCCACTTGCCTTCTTGCTGGGCAGCATGTTCACCCCCTGTGGGGACTTGCACCTATCCTCTATGCCAGGAATGCTCTTACCCCACATACTGCCCGACTCACTCTCACACCTTCTCAGATGTCACTTAccagaagccttccctgaccaacGTTTGTATAATACACCCCTCTCCATTGTCCCATTTATTTACCTTCTCAACACATAATAAATAATTACTCATTTagttatttaataaattactgaGCACTCCCCCCATTACTTTATGTTGAACATTAGAGGACATGCTGGGGAAGACTCTTGAGCTGAAAAAATCCCACGGTGTTTTTTGGGATGCTTATGGCAGTCACCTGACGAAATCGATTGACCAGTATGAGCTCATGACTACAAATGTTAGAAATTAATGAGTCTTTTTGGTTATCACTTTAAAATAAGCAGTATACTAAGTGGTTCTGTTATGGATATCATAGATATAAATCTATAGGACTAATAGAAAAATCAACTCTATGAATGTCGGACTCAGAAATGCTCTTTCTCAAACAACTTAGAAGTGAAGTTGATGAACTCTGGAAAACTGTTACGTGACCTAATGGTGATGCTAGTGGTGTCAAAAATAGTGATGTCAAAGATGCAAGCAGTGaatttgaataaaattgtttaatgaAATGTCAGTGTGACAGTGCAGCATTTCTAAGTGAACATAATCTATATCACTAATTTGATAAATATAATTAGATGTTTGACTAATTCATCTACATTAATTGCTATCAAAGTAATGGTAAATGTTGCTCTTGTTTTGGGCCTCTGGAGGGCGCTATTCTGTGGTTGCTTGTGGTGGGTCTGCAGTTCCCTCAAATGTCAGGAACAGTGAGGACACCTTCTGGGTCACTGTGTTTGGTGCCTTCTTTCAGATTTTGGGGGCAACATCAATGTGGAAACCATCAGTGCCTTTATTGACGGTGGAGGCAGTGTCCTGGTAGCTGCCAGCTCAGACATTGGTAAGTCTGATGTGGGAAGTTCTGGTGTTTTCCACCATTTCTCATGGGCACTTGGAGAGCTTGACAGATGGAAGCTGCAGTTAGTGCTCTCTAGGCAGGCCTTGGAGGGACTCAGGCAGGGAGCTGCCAAGCCAGCTGGTCCCTCTTGTGCTTCCCCATAACCGGAGGCAGTGAGGTGTGGTCCTGTAAAGGGCTGGGATCTCtgcttggttggttggttggttggtctAGTTTTGGGTTTTGGTGGCTCTTCCCCTTACAAGAAGGCAGCAAGTAGGGGGAGGCTAATTAGACAGATCCCAAGGCCTTTGAtagatttatttcttttgctttttactttggatattttcaaGATATTCAGAAGTAGGAGAATAGCATACTGAACCCCTGTGACCTATTACCCAGCCCCTTAAAGGACCACATTCGATAATTAGCCACACTTGGACAattttatatcaatttttaaaagcatattccTTCTAATGAGGTGGGTTTCTTGCTGGGGCGATAGTGAGGAGGAAAAAACCTTGTAAGTCCAGACTTACTGGGACAAGTCTTCCTGAGGTAATGACCTTGCTTGAAGGGGCTTTTGTAGTAGAACAAGGGTCATTTTGTGTTTGTGGAGAGAGGGGGCCaggttgttgtttttattttgtcaattcAGATTCTAATCCTTGTTAGTGAAATACTGTGCTGCTGTCCAGGGGCTGAGCCAGGGACTGAGCCCAGCCTGTCGGAGCTGCAGGGCTCTGGGATTGATGGTTAGAGTGAGACTCAAGGATGCCAGATCAGGTTACCCTGCTTGGTCCAGGTCTCCCATAAGGGCTCAGCCAAACATCTCTTGGGTCTATACAGGTGACCCTCTTCGAGAGCTGGGCAGTGAGTGCGGGATCGAGTTTGATGAGGAGAAAACGGCTGTCATTGACCACCACAACTATGACATTTCAGACCTTGGCCAGGTAATCAGGCCTACTCTTTCACTTTCTGGCGCCAGGCACATGCAGCAGAGGTCTACTTATCCCAGAGACCAAGAGAGAGCAAGAGGGACTCCCTGGCTCAGGGGAAACTTTTCTTGACCACCTGTCTTTCCCTCTGCTCTTTGCAGCATACACTCATTGTGGCGGACACAGAGAACTTGCTGAAGGCTCCAACCATTGTGGGGAAATCATCTCTAAATCCCATCCTCTTCCGAGGTGTTGGGTAAGTGACCAGGGAGAGAGGCCAGCAGAAACCTAGGGGAAGAATGGTTACTTTCTTGAAGAAATCCTCCCAAACCTGTGATTATTTTGGAGCATTCCCTTCCCAAGAGGATGGGGATGAGATTAATTTATGACATTAAGAGTCAAACTCCATTGTTACAGCAAGAAAAGTGCCTCAGTGCTTGGTTCTTAAGAAAGCAGGGCTTAACCTGGGAAGAAATGGCCTTCAGGGACTCCATATCCTTTGGGCTAAGCTGTGGGGTCAAGTTTGGGctgttctcttctcctttaacAGGATGGTGGCTGATCCTGACAATCCTCTGGTACTGGACATCCTGACAGGCTCTTCCACCTCCTATTCCTTTTTTCCGGATAAACCAATCACCCAGGTGAGAGGCCTTTGTAGCCTTTAAGTCTCCAACTCCTGGACTCAGTAGCAAACTACTTTATTTGAAAATGAGAGCAGAGCAGGAAAGCACACTTGGGTGAAGCAGATGAAATGAAAAGTTGGTAGGAAAAGAAGTAGGCAGGAGCCATCTCAacttcctctttcctctcttaGGCGGGGCTTAGGTAAAGGTGGTTAGGTCTGGCCTGCTGTCCTCCTGCTTCAGAGGCCAGTTGCTTTCCTTTACGCTGGTGCTCCTTGGATGACAACCTCACTTTGTTCCCAGTATCCCCATGCAGTGGGGAAGAACACCCTCCTCATTGCTGGGCTCCAGGCCAGGAACAACGCCCGGGTCATCTTCAGCGGCTCCCTCGACTTCTTTAGTGATGCCTTCTTCAACTCAGCAGTGCAGAAGGCCACACCTGGCTCCCAGAGGTAGATTAAGGAGGCTTCAGGGCACGTGGTGCAGGTGGTGGGGTCAGTGCCTATGGGGAGGAAGGAGCCTTTTATCTCAGTGTCAGAGGCTAAGTATCTTCAAGTGCTTTAAAGTTATTTGAAGACTTTACTTTGCTTCTCCATTGCTGATGTTGGCCCTCCAAACTTTGTAAAGAATACCATTCTGTCATTCTTTTTAGAAATGTGAATATTTATTGTGATGGTAACACCAGGGCAACACCACCCCATACTTCCCCCATTTCCTCCATGTTCCCTTTGGCTTAAAGGCAGAGATGAGCTTAGTGCATTTCATCCTGGGGGACAGTGAGTGAGTCGTCTTGCTGATTAGACACTATGGGAGGGAATTTGGTTCTGGGCTGCAGGCCCTCGTTTTCCCCTTTTGCAGGTATTCCCAGACAGGCAACTATGAGCTAGCTGTGGCCCTGTCTCGTTGGGTGTTCAAGGAGGAGGGCGTCCTCCGCGTGGGGCCTGTGTCCCATCATCGGGTGGGCGAGACAGCTCCACCCAATGCCTACACTGTCACCGACCTAGTGGTAAGAGCTTTTTGGAGTAGGAGGACACTGCAGTTTCAGCTCAATTGCTTCAGCTGAGCCCAATGagcatttattaaacacttcTGTGTTGGGCTTAAGGGCATAAATAAGGATGAATGGGTTCACCTCTGCCCCTAAGAAAGTTAGCTTAGATGCAGAGCCTGGCACACAAACCATATTCTGACAGGATACCTTCTTTTGAAGAGCTATAGGTGTTGCCATAGGAGTGCAGACATGGGTGGGGCTTCACTGAAATGATCTCTGCCCAGATATTGGAGTCACAAGAGAAGCAGCATTTGAGTTGGGTCTTGAGGATGAATTTGTCAGGCAAGGAAAGTGGGGAAAAAGCAAGAGAGCTGTATATATGGAAGCAGAGATGCTTGAAAGTGCTCGGCATATTCTGGGAGTGGGGAGTGGTTTGGGTCCAGGTTTTGATGGGCCACGCTAAGGAGTTTGGGCCTGTGAAAAAAGATAGATGCTGAGTTATGTAAGTTTCTCTTCCCAAGGAGTATCCTCAGCTCCCGTTCAGGGATAGGTGGTAGGGTCCTCACAGGTTTCCACAGCTCGTGGGAGTTCCTGCTGTTTTCCTGGGGTGGGAATTAAGTGCCACTCTGAGGTGAAAGCACTCATCCAGTCTCTGGCCACCCTGTTATCTCAGGAATACAGCATTGTGATTGAACAGCTCTCAGATGGCAGATGGGTCCCTTTTGATGGTGATGACATTCAGCTGGAGTTTTTCCGCATTGATCCTTTTGTGAGGACCTTCTTGAAGAAGAAAGGTAAATGTAATTCTTGCAAGAAGATGCTGCAGGAAGACAGTCTCATCTCTTTGCTTGCTCTCGAGGCCCAACAGGAAGGCACCCTGGGAACCCCCTTCTAGTCATCTgtgtttgttcttcctcaggtgGCAAATACAGTGTCCAGTTCAAGTTGCCTGATGTGTACGGTGTGTTCCAGTTTAAAGTGGACTACAACCGGCTGGGCTACACGCACTTGTACTCCTCTACTCAGGTAAGCACAGGGGGTCAGTCCCCTTTCACCAGCCACGGTTGTCCGCCTGGACTCCTCGGTGACCCGACTGCCACCTCTGTCCTGTTGCAGGTGTCGGTGAGGCCTCTCCAGCACACACAGTACGAGCGCTTCATCCCCTCAGCCTACCCCTACTATGCCAGTGCCTTTTCCATGATGGCAGGGCTCTTCATCTTCAGCCTCGTCTTCTTACAcatgaaggagaaggagaagtcagACTGAGGGGCCGGGGCCCCAGGACTCCTTTAGCATGGGAGGAGAGTTTTTAGtaggtgggttttttttaaagCCGTGGGAAAATGGCACAGCCTTACCTCAGTGGGAGATGTAGGATTGAGTACcaaggcggggtgggggggggtgggggggtgggggtggtggtaagGATTCTTATgtaaatttttcccctttgaattGCTGTGTGGCATTTTTCATGTGTATAGTCaccttcatttctaaaataaagagaaacatcaCCCTCAAACTTCATCTGGCTCCTGTTGTGTTTTGCTAATGGTGGGGATGCTGTTCAGGAATGACTGGATACAAAATAGTAAGTGGCTTCTAATTTTGCCCAAGACTGGACTCTATTTTCTTTAGCTATGAAATGATAGAGTAGCCTAGCTTCTTAAGGGATATAGTAGGATTAATAATGCACGAAGTGGGGGCACTGCTAAAATGGTAGATCTAAGATCACAGTGcttgaattaataataaaattatagaattatttgtttgaaaataacCTTAAGTATATGTTCACCTTACTTTAGGCAATGACTCTGTCCCTGAAAAGCATGTAAGTGTAgaggtttgaagctgtatgtaccccagaaaaatatgttcttaaatttaatccattcccgtgggtatgaacccattgtaagtaggatgttttgatgagatcacttcagttaaggtgtgacctgcctcattcaggatggatatgaatcctattactggaatcctttataaatggaatgaatacagagagactgagacacagaagcaagaagctgaaagcaatgaaacctggaacagaagggagagaccagcagatgcggCCATGTGCTTTACCATGTGACAGGagtcaaggatcactggcagctggtctttaggaagaaaacagggccttgatttggacatttcctcagccttaaaACTAAGCTAGTAAATTCTCATTGTTCAAGCCAGCTCATCTCATGGTATTTGCAGGGgctgcctaggaaactaaaaacatAAAAGTATGTGAAATCCTGTACCCACTGTTGGCATGTGCCCATGAAATCTTCTGGTCTTTGGGGTGTAATAAGAATCACTTCTAAAACCAAAATCACATATTCAGTTCTAGGCACACAGGATAGTTCAAGGCACACACAGTtgtaaatttgcatttaattctTCACAATTCCTATAAGACATATTAGTCAAAAGGAAGATCAAGCTTAAAACCACACTGTTGACTTCTATTTCATCAATTATTATCACTGTGCTAGATTCAATTCAGTAGTCAGAGACGCTCTTTAGAAATACTTTCTCAAAAACACCCCCACGTCCAATGTGTAACTTCAGTGTGAAGGGAGGCTCCCTACTTCTCAGGCCATACTTAGATGTTTGCTGCAGCTGGGGGCTGCTCCTTTCAAGTGAGTGACAATCCATGCTGGGGCTGATGTCACAGTAAGACTCTGCCAGCAGCCGCTACCTCAGCCTGGATCCTCAAAATGTGGGACTCAAGAGTCACCCTCCTCTGCCCAACCTTCTCTAATGGAGCGGCTCAGCCATTACAGTTAACTTTCCAGAGTTCTGTGGAACTCTGGGGTTTAGAATTGGGTCTGCAATTACACCTGAGTAAATCTTCTCACCTGGCACAGAGAACTCATTCCTTTGGATTTGTCCACAGAGATAccgatcactttttttttcccagagttAGATCTTCTGAATTCATCTAGAATAAGGGTTGGCAAACAAGCCAGTTTTAAAACCATGGTTTTCATGGTTTTAAATagttcaaacaaacaaacaaaagagtaTTTGTGACCCATTAAATTCAGATGTCAGTATCCGTAagtgaagttttattggaacactaCACTAGTTCATTTACATGTTTCAGGCTGCCTTTATGCTATATTAAGAGCTGAGTAGTTGTGACTGCCTGCAGAATTTACTACCTGGCCCTCTACAGAATAAAGTTTGCCAACTACTGATTTAGACCAATTTGATTTTACAGGTAAAGGAACTTTAGTCCACAGAAGTTATATGATTCATCCAAAATCACCCAGCTTGAATTAGTAGCTATAGACCGTGAACTTTGACTCCAGATGTTCCTTCCACACTTGCCAAGCCAGAAGTCCTCTCTTTGGCTGACCAGCCCTTCCTGTGCCATCttttctcctgcctccctccttcctgcaCCTCAGAGTTCCCTCCCTTTGCATTTAGATATCAtcatgacacaaatgcttttaaGTTCCTTTAGTAATTCACTACCTACTTGCAGAGTGGGGTTGCCCTCCAGGAGTAGAGGAGAAGAGCTGCCTGGCAAAGGGTTTCACACTCTAGGTTAGCCAGAAACAAcatcttcatttttgtttccacGCAGCTCTTATGTGTAAGTCTGTCCGCCAACAAAGTGGCAGCTGATTGTTGGAGGAGCCAGCCAATCATCTTGTCT of the Tamandua tetradactyla isolate mTamTet1 chromosome 2, mTamTet1.pri, whole genome shotgun sequence genome contains:
- the DDOST gene encoding dolichyl-diphosphooligosaccharide--protein glycosyltransferase 48 kDa subunit, coding for MEPGSAARSWSCSWLLLLLIGAVCASGPRTLVLLDNLNVRETHSLFFRSLKSRGFELTFKTADDPSLSLIKYGEFLYDNLIIFSPSVEDFGGNINVETISAFIDGGGSVLVAASSDIGDPLRELGSECGIEFDEEKTAVIDHHNYDISDLGQHTLIVADTENLLKAPTIVGKSSLNPILFRGVGMVADPDNPLVLDILTGSSTSYSFFPDKPITQYPHAVGKNTLLIAGLQARNNARVIFSGSLDFFSDAFFNSAVQKATPGSQRYSQTGNYELAVALSRWVFKEEGVLRVGPVSHHRVGETAPPNAYTVTDLVEYSIVIEQLSDGRWVPFDGDDIQLEFFRIDPFVRTFLKKKGGKYSVQFKLPDVYGVFQFKVDYNRLGYTHLYSSTQVSVRPLQHTQYERFIPSAYPYYASAFSMMAGLFIFSLVFLHMKEKEKSD